The window CATCCACTGACTACCGGGCTGGCCATTGGAATGTTTGCGAGCTTTCCGCTTCAAGGAGTAGTCATCGGTCCGAGTGCGGCCTGGCACAACTTCGTAGCATGGCTCGCCCGTTGAAGACCGTTTACTCGCCCCGATAATCCTTTGGGTGACATACGGTGAACTCTCTGCCACAATAGTCGGCAAGCGTCCCTCCTGCTTGTCTATCGCAAGAGTTAGGATGAGGGCTGGGAAGGATCGGCCCATGCTCCAGAGCTTCTGCAAGCCGGCACCGGGGTTGCAACAATTTGTCCGCTTCTACACGCAGCGGCAGATGAGGATTGACGGTCCCGGGGTCGTTCACCCAGTGACCGCGCGTGCGGTCCCCATGCTTGAGTTCGAACTGGGTGAGCCAATCAACGCTTTTTATCATGAGGAGCGTTCTCTAAAGAAAAGCCCGGAAGTGACTCTCGTCGGCCCACAGACACATCGCCGAGTCGATCTCCTGCTTCGCGGGGCTCTTGAACATTTCGTGATCATGTTTCAGCCAGATGGTCTCTCCCGTCTGTTCTCGGTACCCATGGGGGAACTAACCGACGAGGACTTCGACGGCCATGCGGTTCTTGGAACGGCTATTTCAGAGGTCTATCAACGCCTGGGCGATTGCAAAACGTTTGAGGAGCGGGTGAGTTTCGTCGACGCTTTCCTGCTGCGCCGCGCGCTCACTTCGTCAAGCCACGATGCAATCTCGGTCGCGGCAAATCGAATTCTTTTGCGTGGAGGACGAGTAGCGGTCACAGATCTGGCGGACCGCGCTGGGTTGAGCACCCGCCAGTTTCAGCGGAGATTTATGCAACAGGTGGGGATGCGTCCCAAACTCTTTGGCCGGATTGCGAGGTTCGAGGCGGCGCTCGACGGCAAGGCGCGCTTCGCGGCGAAATCCTGGACAGACGTGGCGCACCAATTCGGGTACCACGATCAGATGCACATGGTTCACGACTTTGGAGAGTTCACCGGTGAGACACCCACGAAGACACTGAGTCAACTAAAGGCGGTGTTCTCGGGACGTCTGCTGACAGCCCGATCGACGGAAACTTCTGAGACAGATGACGGAGATCCCCGGGTGTTCTTCTAGTAGGAAAGTTATTCCGCGTTTTTGCCTTGAAGATAATCGACAAGGACGTAAGTCATTGCGCGCATGGCCAGTGGGATCGATGAATCGTCGGCGACAAAGTTCTTTGCATGGTTGATGCCAGAGATCGTTCCCGGCTTCTGGGTCCCGAACGAAAAGAAGAATCCAGGGACAACCTTCCCAAACTCTGCAAAGTCGTCCGCCGCCATGACCGGTGATGCGAGCATGACTTCCGACTCCCCGGCCGCTCGTTTGAGCGAGGATAAGCTTCTCTTTGTGAGCCCGAGATCGTTGATCAGTGCCGGGCACCGGTCATAGAACTTCATCTCCGCCGAGCCGCCATTGCCTTGGGCAATGCTTTGGACGACCTCTCCCATCCGACGCTCGATCCTTTCATCTACTTTGTCGTCAAACGTTCGGATGGTTCCGCTAAGAGTGGCCAGGTCTGGAGTGATATTGACGCGCACCCCGCTGTGAATGGTCGATACGCTTAGAACTGCCACATCGCTGGGCGCTATGTTCCGAGTGCGAATCGTTTGCAGTTCCATCACGGCTTCCGCCGCCATCACGACCGGGTCAATCGACTCCTGCGGGAATGCCGCATGTGCCTGTTTGCCATGAAAGGAAATTTGGAAGTTGCTGTCCGATGCGGCAGCGGCACCAAGCCAATAGTGCACTTGTCCGACATCCACAGTTCCAAGCGCATGCATTCCAAAGACTGCCTCCGGCTTGAGTTTTCGGAAGAGACCTTCTTTCAGCATCAACGCGGCCCCACCTTCTTCGCCCGTGGGAGGACCCTCCTCCGCAGGTTGAAAGACGAATATGACCGTCCCTCGAAGCTGATTTCGCATGGAGGCGAGTACGCTGGCCACGCCAAGAATCGCGGCGATGTGAACATCGTGACCACACGCGTGAGCGACACCTACATCCTGATCGTTGTAAGTCGTACGAACCGTAGACTTGAAGGGCAGAGAGCTCTCTTCCGTAACCGGCAGCGCATCGAGCTCCGACCTTACCGCGATCACCGGCCCTGGCTTTGCGCCCTTCAGGACTCCTACCACCCCGGTATGCGCAATGCCCGTCTGCACGTCCAACCCAAGCGCACGAAGCCGTTCGGCGACGAGCTTCGAAGTCTCAAATTCGCGGTTCGATAGCTCCGGATGCTGATGTACTTGATGCCGGAGCTCAATCATCGCCGTTGTGTCGCGATCGATCGCGGCATTGATCTCAGTATCCGTGATCGGGCCGTCGCTTCTAACTAGCGCTTCAGCATTGCAGAGAATGGAACACGTTACTGCGAGGAGAAGAAATGCGAAATGCGTTTTGAGCATGGATGATCTCTCTTTCATTGCTGCCAGGTCTCTGGGGAAGGCTCCAAGCCCATCGCTGTATAAAGAGGCTCAGTCGGTGCCCGTCTGCATGCGAAATCGGTCATGGTTTCGTTGCGCCAGCGGACGGAAAGACTTGAGTCTCTCCGGGAACGGCAGGCAGTCCCTCTACGTTATGCGAATCCACTTCTTCTGCCAGCCATACGCTTCCACTCTTTTTCAGTAGAAATGTGACAACCATGTCGCTTACCGGTGGCGCTGGGGGAGGCTCCAGGGAGGGGTTTTGCCAGGCTGCCTGCAAGATCACAAGTTCAGGTGTGAGCGAACGTTGATGAAGGATGCGGAACGGTGGAAACTGGTAATCCTTGAACGACTGCTTGAGCAGCCTTTCGATTTGTATCTTGAGGGAGGCCCGGTCGCGGAAGAATCTACCGGTGCGATTCACGGTGGCGCAATCCTCGGCCTGCAGGCGGAAAAAGGCTTCTGGATCGTGGGCGTTCATTGCCGCCACAAAGGCTTTGAGAAAGGTCTGCACACCATTGTCAACATCCTGTGTCACGGGAGCTGTCTCCGCGGTTGCGGAAACTGGCGTAGCCACAACGGCGTTGCGCATCGAGATCTGCTTGCCGGCAGACTTGTCCTGCGCCGAAGACAGTCCCACGGAGAGGCCAACGATCATCGATAGCACAAGCGCTCCAATCGATCGTGAGCGCCACTGTGCGGGATTGAGGGGAGATGCTTTTCCGGTTTGAGGAAGTAAATTAAAACTAGGCGTCGAATTCATGGGAGCCTCGCGGAGCTGCTTAGGCGACTTCGCCACTTACTACTACCCGTTCCAAGGGAAACGTCCATGATTTCTTCCCGAACGGCAAGCAAACTCACCGTAAATTCTTTCGTTAACGCGAAACTTGTTGAAAAGAAACGCCCTTGGATAAACCTGTAAACTGGCCCCGCGGGCTGGTATGTGCCTATAGCCACTTCAGGAGAGAACGAATGGAGACGCCGAGGGGCACGGTTTATCGATTTGGGTCGTTCGAAGTGGATACGTCTACCGGCGAGCTACTGAAACAGGGCAGTCCGGTGAACATTCAGGAGCAGCCGTTTCGCTTGCTGATCGTCCTTCTGGAGAGCTGCGGCGAAGTGGTCACGCGGTCGGAGATCCAGACCCGGATCTGGGAAGGAGACACTTTCGTCGATTTCGACAGCAGCTTGCGGGTGGCGATGGGAAAACTACGCAAGGCCCTTGGAGATGACGCGGCGAATCCCCGATATATTGAGACGATTCCCAAGCGAGGCTACCGTTTCCTCGGTCCGGCGATTCAATCGACAACCCAACCAGATAAGGCCGTCCAGTCGATTCCGATGCTGGAGTCAAGCCTCGCTGAGGAGCCATCCCGGTCCAGCCGATTCGGACGATGGGCCATTGGCTTGATGAGTATTTTGTTGTTCGTAGTCGGCGCAGCCTCGTCCTTGTTCGTCTTTCGCAGCAAGAAGCTCCTCACCGAAAAAGACACGGTTGTGCTTGCCGACTTCACAAATAGGACGAGCGATCCTGTATTCGACGAGACACTTCAGCAAGGCTTGACGATCGAGCTGGAGCAGTCGCCGTTCCTCAGCATCGTTTCTGAAGGACGCATCCGACATACGCTTCGGCTGATGGGTCGTCCTGAGGACGCACGGCTTACGCAGGAGGTCGCTCGTGAGGTTTGCGAACGGACGGGGAGCGCCGCAGCTCTGGATGGATCTATCGCGAGTATCGGCAGCCAGTACGTGCTGGTACTACGAGGCCGATCCTGCGCTACGGGAGACGTACTTGACGAAGAGCAGGCGCAAGCGACCAGAAAAGAAGATGTACTGAACGTACTGAGCAGCATTTCGAGTAAGTTCCGGGTCCACCTCGGGGAATCGCTTGCAAC is drawn from Edaphobacter lichenicola and contains these coding sequences:
- a CDS encoding helix-turn-helix domain-containing protein, coding for MLQSFCKPAPGLQQFVRFYTQRQMRIDGPGVVHPVTARAVPMLEFELGEPINAFYHEERSLKKSPEVTLVGPQTHRRVDLLLRGALEHFVIMFQPDGLSRLFSVPMGELTDEDFDGHAVLGTAISEVYQRLGDCKTFEERVSFVDAFLLRRALTSSSHDAISVAANRILLRGGRVAVTDLADRAGLSTRQFQRRFMQQVGMRPKLFGRIARFEAALDGKARFAAKSWTDVAHQFGYHDQMHMVHDFGEFTGETPTKTLSQLKAVFSGRLLTARSTETSETDDGDPRVFF
- a CDS encoding Cif family virulence factor, with amino-acid sequence MNSTPSFNLLPQTGKASPLNPAQWRSRSIGALVLSMIVGLSVGLSSAQDKSAGKQISMRNAVVATPVSATAETAPVTQDVDNGVQTFLKAFVAAMNAHDPEAFFRLQAEDCATVNRTGRFFRDRASLKIQIERLLKQSFKDYQFPPFRILHQRSLTPELVILQAAWQNPSLEPPPAPPVSDMVVTFLLKKSGSVWLAEEVDSHNVEGLPAVPGETQVFPSAGATKP
- a CDS encoding M20 metallopeptidase family protein, translating into MLKTHFAFLLLAVTCSILCNAEALVRSDGPITDTEINAAIDRDTTAMIELRHQVHQHPELSNREFETSKLVAERLRALGLDVQTGIAHTGVVGVLKGAKPGPVIAVRSELDALPVTEESSLPFKSTVRTTYNDQDVGVAHACGHDVHIAAILGVASVLASMRNQLRGTVIFVFQPAEEGPPTGEEGGAALMLKEGLFRKLKPEAVFGMHALGTVDVGQVHYWLGAAAASDSNFQISFHGKQAHAAFPQESIDPVVMAAEAVMELQTIRTRNIAPSDVAVLSVSTIHSGVRVNITPDLATLSGTIRTFDDKVDERIERRMGEVVQSIAQGNGGSAEMKFYDRCPALINDLGLTKRSLSSLKRAAGESEVMLASPVMAADDFAEFGKVVPGFFFSFGTQKPGTISGINHAKNFVADDSSIPLAMRAMTYVLVDYLQGKNAE